The Nostoc sp. PCC 7524 nucleotide sequence AGAGCAAATGCACAAGCAAATACTCAAGTTATCTACAGATTGTGTAGAAATTGCGGCTGATAAAAGTAGTCATTTTGTTTGGATTGATCAACCAGAGTTAATCGTAAATGCTATTCAGATTATTTTAGAAAAAGTTGATTTTATAAATACTAATTCGTAATGAATCAATTTCCACAACCAAGTCTCTATTCTCTAACCCCTAGCCTCTATTTTCTAAGCCCAAATGTTGTCTCAATGCTTGACGCATAACATCTACAGGTAAAGTTTCCCGTTGCAACCAAATTTTTAAGGCGGCGACTCCTTGCTGAACTAGCATTTCTAAGCCATCAATAGCGATCGCACCTTGTTGTTGTGCATATTGCAGAAATTTTGTTGGTTGGGGAATATAAATTAAATCATAGGCGATCGCACCCGTTTGTAAATTCGCCATTTCCTCTACACTCACAGGCGATTCATCAACGTGGGGATACATCCCAATGGGGGTGGTATTTACCAATAAGTTAGCTTCGGGGATGAGTTTGGCTAAGTTATCCCAAGGATGCACTTGTAAATTATCAGCAATGGGTGAACTTTCCCAACTATGCTGGAATTCTTTTAACCGTTGCGGATTCCGCCCTATCACATGAATTTCCGCAAAACCCAACTGATAACAACCTGCGACAACAGCCCTAGCTGCACCACCATTGCCTAAAATAACGGCGGTTTTCTGACTCCAATCTTGTTGATAAGTTGTTTGCAAAGGGGAAATAAACCCTTCTATATCTGTGTTTGTCCCCACCCATTGATTATTGTGACGGGTAACAGTATTAACTGCGCCTATAGCTTGAGCGATAGGACTAATTTCAGCCAGTAGGGGAATAATTGCTTGTTTGTGGGGAATTGTCACGCTAAAGCCGACAACATCAATAGCCGCCAAACCAGCGATCGCCACTTCTAAATTCTCTGGTTTGATCGGAAAAGGAAGATATATGTAATCTAATCCTAGTTGCGCGATCGCTGCATTGTGCATCACCGGTGAGAGCGAATGTTCTACCGGATGTCCAATTACCCCTAATAGTTTAGTTGTGCCTGTAATCATTTTTTTATTTATTAGTCAATAGTAATTTCCTCTTCTCCCCTACCTCCCCCATCTCCCCCCACTTCCCCCACTTCCCCACTCCCCACTCCCCACTCCCTACTCCCCAATCCTCTCCCCTATCCTTAATTTGGCAGAACGCGATCGCGGGTTATTGACAATCTCGGCTTCTGTTGCAGTAATTGGTTTTTTTGTCAATACTTTTAATATGGGTGAATTACGTAAACTATGTTTTACTAAACGGTCTTCTAGACTGTGAAAGCTGATAATGGCAATTTTGCCACCTGGGACGAGGGCATGAGGTGCTTTCTCTAAAAAAGTTTCGAGGGACTTTAACTCATCATTGACGACTATTCGCAATGCTTGAAACACACGGGTAGCAGGATGAATTCTACCATAGCGGTATTTAGGGGGTACACAAAAGGCGATCGCCTCGGCTAATTCTGTAGTGGTAGTAAATGGGCGTTTTTCCACAATCCGTCTAGCAATGCGTCTTGATAGCCTTTCTTCGCCGTATTTAAAGAAAATATCTGCTAAATCCACCTCATCCCACTCATTAATCACATCAGCAGCTGTCACAGGCTGTCTTTGATCCATTCGCATATCTAAACTAGCAGTATGGCGAAAGCTAAAACCTCGTTCTGGTGTATCTAAGTGGTAAGAACTGACACCCAAATCTGCCAGAATTCCATCAAAACTAGCTGTAGGGAACTCATAAGCCGCAAAATTACTGCGGATAAACGTTACCCGTTCCCCAAATTCTGCTAATTCTTTTTGGGCTGCGGCTAAAGCGTCTTCATCTTGATCTAGCGCCGTTAGTCGCACATCCGGTGCAGCCTCTAAAATTAAACGACTATGGCCACCACCCCCTACCGTTGCATCGAGATAATTTCCCCCACAACGTACCGCTAAACCTGTAATTACTTCCTGCGGTAACACTGGTAAATGGGAAAATGTCGGTTCTTCGATATCTGGTAAGTTGGCAGTATGAGAATTCATCAGATTTTAGCAGCAAAAGATACAGTAATAATATTTCAATCCCAAAAAATCGCAAAATATAACTTGATGATTTTCTGTATTTAACTTGTGAATTTGTTATTTAGTTTAGTTTTCATTGTATTTGTGATAACTATTTGAAATCATATTTGTGGATTATTGAGGAATAATATAAAAATTGTAGCAATGGCATTAATCATAGCCCTTAAGTATTGAACTACTGAATATAGAACATCAAAAATACTCTATTTGCCGTTAAAGATGAAAATCAAAATGCAAATTTAAAATGTACAGCAGTATTTTTTCTGGTAAATTCAAATGTGATCACCAAATTACTTGTTTAACATCTACACCTAATCATCAAAAGTTACTTACCCCATCTCCTGAATACCCATTCCCCACTCCCCAGTCGGGAGAGATGAAAAAATCCCGTGCTTTAATTTATTGGATATCGAGCTTTCATATAATAGTTGAAGAAGTGAAACAAAATGCAACATCAAGGAAAAGCCCTCTGCTGCCACCATCCCTCCAACATACTCCCGTATGGGCAATAAATACCGGGCTTGCCCCAAAGATATTGCCTCTACGAACATGATATTGGCAGACATGAAACTCGTGTCTGGATGGCACTACGCGGTTCAACTCAAAATTTTCTGAATGGGAGAACACGGAATTTATGGCAAGAATAGAAACCCGCACTGAACCTATGGTGCTGAACATGGGGCCACACCATCCCTCTATGCACGGGGTTCTGCGCTTAATTGTCACTTTGGATGGTGAAGATGTAGTTGACTGCGAACCGGTGATTGGCTACCTGCACCGAGGCATGGAAAAAATCGCTGAGAACCGCACCACTGTGATGTATGTCCCCTACGTTAGCCGTTGGGACTACGCGGCAGGTATGTTTAATGAAGCTGTCACCGTCAATGCACCAGAAAAACTCGCAGGTGTAGCTGTCCCTAAACGCGCCAGCTACATCCGTGTCATTATGCTGGAATTGAATCGCATTGCGAACCACCTGCTGTGGTTTGGCCCCTTTCTAGCTGACGT carries:
- a CDS encoding shikimate dehydrogenase, producing MITGTTKLLGVIGHPVEHSLSPVMHNAAIAQLGLDYIYLPFPIKPENLEVAIAGLAAIDVVGFSVTIPHKQAIIPLLAEISPIAQAIGAVNTVTRHNNQWVGTNTDIEGFISPLQTTYQQDWSQKTAVILGNGGAARAVVAGCYQLGFAEIHVIGRNPQRLKEFQHSWESSPIADNLQVHPWDNLAKLIPEANLLVNTTPIGMYPHVDESPVSVEEMANLQTGAIAYDLIYIPQPTKFLQYAQQQGAIAIDGLEMLVQQGVAALKIWLQRETLPVDVMRQALRQHLGLENRG
- the rsmH gene encoding 16S rRNA (cytosine(1402)-N(4))-methyltransferase RsmH, with the protein product MNSHTANLPDIEEPTFSHLPVLPQEVITGLAVRCGGNYLDATVGGGGHSRLILEAAPDVRLTALDQDEDALAAAQKELAEFGERVTFIRSNFAAYEFPTASFDGILADLGVSSYHLDTPERGFSFRHTASLDMRMDQRQPVTAADVINEWDEVDLADIFFKYGEERLSRRIARRIVEKRPFTTTTELAEAIAFCVPPKYRYGRIHPATRVFQALRIVVNDELKSLETFLEKAPHALVPGGKIAIISFHSLEDRLVKHSLRNSPILKVLTKKPITATEAEIVNNPRSRSAKLRIGERIGE